Sequence from the Platichthys flesus chromosome 2, fPlaFle2.1, whole genome shotgun sequence genome:
GTTTAGTGAGAGTGGCTGACACTTATAAACGAGTAAACATAAATCAGCTTTAAATATTTTAGCTTCTAAAGTGAACTTGTCAATTGTTTAATTTTTGTAAACTGTAGGTCCATCTCCCAAAAGCACCCGACACTATACGTCTATACTTTATATGTCTGTCAAACCTGATCCTTGCTCTTTGCTATTGTGGAGATGTAGGAAGGAGGTATCAAGATATTTGAACATcattaacacataaatacaacacatgGTTTACAGAGTCaatgttttttccacattcacACACGAACACGCCAAAGTCAGAACAACGACCTCACAACTCAGGAAACTCTGAGGAGCGTGTGAATGCCCAGTATCACATTGAGGCAAGATCAGGATCTCAATCACAAAGGAGGCAAAGACAGggagtaaaataaaagattcaaaagCTTCAAAATTCAAACAGGAACTAATAGATTTAGAAAATTAGAAgagaaatataaatcaaaatatGCCCAACCAACGCAAAGTTTCACATAAATCAAAAGTCATAAACAGATAAATcctaatttctttaaaaaatctaAAGTCTTTCATCACAAAAATTCTAAACAGGGGCAGAATAATGACAGATAATAACGCAATCATCTTTACCAGTTCTGGTAAATAAGTAGAATGATCAGATGATTGTAATTATCCCATGATGATACAAAGTACATCTTGCAATAAAATCATAGAGATAATCAACTCATGCAAACCAACACAAGACACCAGAGAAATACGATAGTGTGACACTCTGTGACAGAATAAAAACCGCACATTTCCCACAGATCTTTTTTCAATTTTGGTATCGGTGGTGTTTTCTAATCTAAAATACTCTGACAACAGGTTTCATTACATGTTACTACTGCAAGGAGCTGGTATTTTAAGCCAGTAATGCATCTtcaaagaacagaaacacagcCCACCACTACCTGCTATAAATATTCACTCTACACCTCCCATCCCCACTGAAGGTCTCATGTTATATGTCAAAGGCTGAGCTCCAGGGCTGAGGTGCAGTCACCGATTGCAGGCTGTGCTTTTCCAAGTCTAACCAGATAATCTACTGTCTGTAGTTTGCAGTAgctctatttctttttttctgctcgAGATGTTGTGCTTGGCTTCTCATGGCGAGTTACTGACGTTATCTGGCAGAGGCTGCCTCCTCTCATCTGTCATCTGGTAGCAGTTGGGTTCAGCACGACTTCCACACAGAGAGCAAGGTCAATGCAAGACACCAGCCTGACACCAGGACTGAAGACGCCTGCCGCAAAGGTTTGATCCTTCTTCAACAGCGACATTTACACTGATTTAGATCATAAGAATTCCACTGGTGGTCTTGTCAAGTAATTGCTATTTTGTCTAGAAATGTGTGATTGTAATGCAGGTATTTGCATATGTAGTGTGAAATGATGTAACTTTTAGGTTATGAATTGGTTGGTCTGTTTCTAAAGGTGGTTGAATACGACGAACATGGCTGACACTTGTGACAAATGGCAGCAGAGAGGTTCTAGTGAGAGGAGTGGGGTCCAGCTTCAGTTCATCAGGGGCTCCAGCAGCGTCTCCAACTCTAAAACCACCACCATCCGTCTTCGGGACATTTATGACCCCAAGCCTCAATCGCCCAAACCTCCAGTTCGGATCCGCCCTCCTCCACCCAGAACCCCCCCAGGGACGGAGCCCGGTTTAACACCCGGCACCACCACTGAGCCCCCGGTGAGGACGATCATGAGGAAACGAGCTCAGTCTCTACCTTCAAatgcagagaggaagaaagagctCAGGAGCCCGCAGGTTCGCTTCGTGGACTCGCTGGGCCTGGAGTTAGAGGAAGTGAAGGTCTTCAAAGTTCAGGAGCACCCGTTGATCCCCCAACACGTTATGTTCAGACTCATGATGAGCTCTGAGCTGGCTTTTCGGAAGTCACAGGAGCTCTCCCTGCCGTACTTCAAACCCTGTTTCCCAGAAAACATGGAAGCTCAGCCCGACTTCCAGAGGCGTCTCTGcactcagagtgtgtgtctgcagcggGTCCTGTGTTCAGAGCAGGGGATCACAGGCACCATACAGGCACTGAATCTAGCTTATGAGAAAGAGGTCACAGTGCACTACTCTTTCACCAACTGGAGAACACATACAGAGGCAAGTGCATGCTGGGTATCGAGTGCCAACCACGGGGAGAATGGCGCTCCAGAGGCAGACACCTTCAGGTTTCGTCTGCCGGTGCCGCCCTTCATTTTGCAGCCAGGAGCTGTGTTGGAATTTGCCATCCGCTACCATGTGAGAGGATCTGATTACTGGGACAACAACGATGGAAACAATTACAAACTGTCGTGCCACAGCTACAAAGTGACTGTGCCGAGGGAGTGCGAGGACAGCATGCTGCATTTTACCTGAGTGTCCACAATGGGGGGCTGTACAACACTTTGCAGTAACTATTACCAATGTGTCCTTTACTTTAGTATAAACCCCTACTGGACTGTAATAAAGTGTATACATCAGTACATCTACTCCACTCCACTTAATCTAAGACATAGATACTTATCGGATTCACAACTGAATTGAAAACCATCTGTTTCTAAAATATTAAGTGTTGTCAGAAATAACACGTACaatttttttctaaactttatCTCAACCAGTCACAACATTTAAATGAGGTTCTCACATTTTTCTCTTCCCAGGACTAcctaaaagagaaaaaatattatTGGGACCTCCTCATTTATGTCTCTTGGAATATTTTGACATAGTCCAATACACACCTacgtttaaaaatgtttttcatcatgTCAACATAGAAAATCAATATATCATGGTCTTTTTACTGGACGAATCTGGAAACGTTTCACGGACCCCCTGAAAGTGTgccatttgagaaccactgatttaAATTATACATTCATACTAATTCATCAGTCATTATAATTGTGTGATGACATCAAACTGCCCGGCTACTTGATTGACTTTTTGAATATTGACATCACAGCTGGATGTGCATTTTTCGGACCTCACCTGTATCTAATGTGGTATCACCGTAGGTGTAACCACTAAGAAGGGTGTAGGGCAGTGCgtcacagaagcagagagaagtcgTAAAAAAGGAAGTCTCCCTCATTAAAGCTGGAGCTTTAATGAGGGAGACATTGGCACCTCCCCCAGCAGTGCCTTCTGGGAGATGAAGGCagtcctcccggcagccatcttgtggggAGGTAGCAACTCCCAGAGTGAGGCACATAATGCCCCTCTATAACCTGCCCCCTTGTGATGCCACACTAACCATGTGTCTCCTGAGCAAACACACCTCTGATGCCAAGTCGACTGGGCATCCTGTGTACAGTTGGTGTATTGGCCCATTAAACCACTCCAGTGTGTTTGAAGTCATACCAGGCTGCTGTGTTCCTGCTGGGCTTTTATTTAgattacccccccccacacacacacacacacacacacacacacacacacagacacatgtctGAACAGACCCACACAAGAATCTGCTCCCTCTGCACTCTAGCAAGTAGTGACCCAATTTAATGATCGTCAGCGTGATGTGGAAAAACAGTGTTGTCGTGTCGGGACACAAAGCAACAAATCAATATtctctgttgatttcacacgAATGCAGACAATGCAACGATCTGTTTGCAACCTGAGCAGTTTGTTTACCCTCTGATATAACAGTGTTTGACCTGCTATCTTGTTTGTAAGTGACTGGTTCCTTCCCCTGACCTTTCACCAGAAAAGTTTCCACTGACACCAGTGCCCAGATTCCAGCACTCTCTGGCAGCCTGCGATGTTTGGCTCATATGATGACATGCTTCTGTCTGCATGAGTCACTGCAGCTGTGTTACGTGTTGCTCCAAACATGATCTCAGCTATCTCAACTACCAGAAATCTGCTGAGCATGTTGGGGTTGCTCTCAATCAATCAGAACAATTATGGAATTTGTTGTTAAAGCCACATTCTGAGATTCATCCGGTAGCTTATATATGTTGTAAATGGTCTGTAGTGGAAAGACGTTCATTTTCTGTGAGATGATTTCAATCTGTTTTGGATGTCAATGACATTCTGAATGAGTTCATTCAATCAATCCAATTTGATTtataaagcccatattcacaaaccaCAATTTGCCTCATGGGGCACCAGaaggtgtgactgtgtgaggaaaaataaagaaacctcagagagaagtgagggatccctctcccaggacaggcAGAAGTGTAAAGCAGAGATCACTTTATTCAGTCTTCTTATGATCCTCACACACATCTGCAAAAAGGTAATTAACTCAAGATCTCAATTATCATTAGTAAGTGGTCATTACTGAGAGAGTCCTACTTTAGATTTGAAACAATGAAAGACTCTCTTGACACTTGGCTCATAGAGTTTTCTATGAGTTTCCAAAGTCACTGTGCGGCAGCTACCCTCTTGACACCTCCATGACTTAATCAATGActacgttttttt
This genomic interval carries:
- the ppp1r3db gene encoding protein phosphatase 1, regulatory subunit 3Db produces the protein MADTCDKWQQRGSSERSGVQLQFIRGSSSVSNSKTTTIRLRDIYDPKPQSPKPPVRIRPPPPRTPPGTEPGLTPGTTTEPPVRTIMRKRAQSLPSNAERKKELRSPQVRFVDSLGLELEEVKVFKVQEHPLIPQHVMFRLMMSSELAFRKSQELSLPYFKPCFPENMEAQPDFQRRLCTQSVCLQRVLCSEQGITGTIQALNLAYEKEVTVHYSFTNWRTHTEASACWVSSANHGENGAPEADTFRFRLPVPPFILQPGAVLEFAIRYHVRGSDYWDNNDGNNYKLSCHSYKVTVPRECEDSMLHFT